Genomic window (Ailuropoda melanoleuca isolate Jingjing chromosome 7, ASM200744v2, whole genome shotgun sequence):
CTGTCAACTGTCCTGCTAGGAAGGAAAGTACAGGAAGCTTTGGGAGCATATGATAGAAGGACCTAATTTAGATTGAGAAGGGGATTTTCTCAAATCCTTTTTGAGAAAAGCATGTTTAAGACCATAGCTAGCTGGGTAAGAAGGAGGCACAGGTACAAAAGGGGGAAGGACATAAGGGCGGCCACTGGGGCTGACGCATGGGGTCGGGGAGGGTGGTGAACAGCAGGAGGGAGGTTGGCACGGGCAGGTTTCGTGGGGCCTTGTGGTCCGTGGGAAGACATTCGGGTTGTATCCTGAGAGCAATGAAAGCCAAGGGCAGAGCTTTGAGCAGAAGATGACACGATCTGTTTAAACACTTGAAGGAACTTGCTCTGGGCACCtggtggagggaggatgggggtggggacaagAGTGGACATGGGGGGAATGGTTCAGAGGCTAATCCAGTTGTTCAAGTGCTCTGGCCTTGGGGTGGTAGCagtagtgataaaaagaaaaggatgaaattgAGGCCTATTTTGAAGGTAGACTCAATGAGGCCTGTTGGATTGGACGtgaggggagatggagaagagggtGGACATTGGTGACTCAGATTTCTCTTCCTGAGTGAGCGGTGGTGCCTTTTCGTGAGGGGACACAGACTGGAGAGGGAACAGGCGTGGGAGGGCATCAAGAACCCGATTTTGGAAACTTAGATGGTAATTGGAAGCTTTAAAAGTACTGTTGTTTgcttagagagagaaaatatgaaacGAGAACCCACAGCAGAGCCCCAAAGAATCTTCCACTTGGAGGTTTGTCGAGAAGAAGCAATGAGGTGTTGAGAAAGCCCAGAGACGGTGAAGAGTGACCACCAGTGTGGGGGCCACGAGGCAATCATGTGGGAAGAGCGCTGCAAGGAGTCCAGTGGAGTCAGCCTTGAAGAGTGGTTAGTGGCTTTAGTGAGAAGAGCTCTGGTGGTAAATGAGAAGGGCTAAATGGGCCCAAACTGCCCAAGGCTCTGCTAATGGAGCAGCCGCTAGTCGCACTGACCCCCAAGCACTTGGAGTGTGGCTGAGTCCAAACAGAAAAGTGCCGTCTACGTAAAACACATACCAGGTTCCAAAGACTTAAACCCAAAACTCATTGATACTTTTGTAAATTGATTACGTGTTAGagtgatattttggatatattgggtcaAATCGAATGTGTTACTAAAATGAACCTCACCTGTTACTTGTATCATTTTTAAAcgttactagaaaatttaaaatctcgTGTATGGCTTGCAGTGTGGCTTGCTCTGGTGATTCGCACTGGAGAGGACTGGTCAAAGACCATTTTGGACCATTTTGGTGATGTGCTAGGCCAGTGCTCTTACCTTGGGAGCGGAGTGCCTCTCTTTGGCTTCTCCAGCCCTCTTCCTGCCTGTTATAGCTCTGAACTGACTGCTGTTATTTGACAAATGAGACAACTCCCCCAGAGAAGTCAGAGGAACTTCCTAAATCCTCCGGGGAGCTCACACAGTCCAGTGGTGTATGACATTTCCGggaagggggggggcagggagcagagctgagTACAGAGGCCACTGGGTGCCAAGCCTTTGGAAGCCATGCCAAGAATACTCAGAAATGAGGCAGGATGTTTCTCATCTAAAGGGACCTAAACAAAAGGGGTGGAAGTGGTTCGAGAGGGCTTCTAATCCCAGCCTCTGATTACAAGGAAGTGTGTGTGGCTCTTAGAAACAAACCACCAAACTGTCAGGAAGTGTACCAGCTGCACGTGGCCCTCTGTTCAGTATTTAGGCCTTTGGGGGTTTCCCATATTGCCAGATTATTAGCTTGGGGGGAACAGGAGGACTTCTTCTTTGTGGGAAAGCCGACTCAGGACCCACGGCCTAAACGCTGCAAATAAATCTTTATGATAATAGGCTGGAGATGGTCCAGCAGGCCCAGATGtctgccccagggccccaggcccaACCACAGACACCACTCCTGTCTTACCCAATTGGGATGATggccaggaaggagagaaaggaggagagagcaaAACACGTGCCAATGAACTTTTCCATGGTGAGCTGATAGATCTTGTTGTACACCGTGGAGGTCACCACCCCGGTCAGAGCCAGGGACAGCTGCAGGATGACGAACACCTTTCCTGTGGAGGGGACGGGGTTACCAAGGAGATGTGCTGCTGTCCCTGTTCCCTGCTAGCTGAGGGTCCAGGAGCTCTCAGGACTCTGCATCCTTCCTAATGCTCCCTCCCAGTCTCGGCTCACTCCACCGGGACCTGTCTCTATCCAGCTCAATCTCCCTGCTTGCAGCCCCTCCCGTGGGTGGTAGCAGCCTTCTCTGACTGTGGCTTTTCAGTGACCAACTTTCTGAGTCTTTCCCATCCTCCTGTCTTCACCCCCTCTGCCCTGGATGGACTCCACAGTGTTCCCAGTGTATTCAAGGCCGCTTCTGGAACTCTCTCGTGGGCCTTCTGCAAGTCTGAACCCTGTGCCCCAAGCCAAGCCGCTCTGAAACGGGCTGGGCAGAGAACTTCAGAGAGATTTCTTTTACTTACCATAAGAGGAGcccttgatgagtttggacattgCCGATCGGATGGTTGTGACGGGGATGAGAGCAAACAGCATGACAGCTCGAGCTGGAAGGAAATCACACAAGCACGCGCACTCCTCATTGTGCCCCACTCTGGCCAaggaataaatcagaaaaaagcaaaagcctCACCaggcatctccctctccccacaaccCCCAAGGGCTTGCCCTGGAAGGAGTGGTTTCTCTGctctcaccccccaccccggggcagGCTGAGTCCCTGAGCTCTGACGGTGCCACAGATGCCACAGACCCACCTGCAAGGTGGCAGGGCACAGCGGGCATGGTGATGGGTCATGAAGGGTGTCTTCATTGGCAGAGTTAAGTGGCATCTAGGGAAGTGGAGCTGTTGACACTGAAGTGACTCGAGACTCCTCGCCTTGTCCCTGGGACAGAGGTGTCTTCTGTCACCATTCACTAACCCCTCTGGGAGACGGTTGCGGGAGCTTTGGCAAACTGCATGCAGGAATGTGTGCCACATTACGCAGCTGCCACAcacccttccttccttattcATAACCCCAAGGCCACGGCGTgtgtttaagtgtgtgtgtggagagagaaaaggagaggtaGCGGTggtgagaaggggagaggggtaaTCTGGCCTTTGCATGCTGCCCGTCTAACTGGCAGTTGGCCAGACCTAAGTTGCCATTTTGTTATAGGTGTTTTCCGAGATGTGTGACCTCAGCCAAGGGACAGCCCTTGGTAACTGTCTAGagttgatttttctaaaatgttagcCATTAGCCACAAGGGACTATATAAAGTgattaaaatcaaatcaaatttaaaattctgctcTTTAGTCAGACTAGCTGCATCTctagtgctcagtagccacacaCGGCTAGTGCTCCTCTACTGGGCAGCGCAGATCTAGAACATTCTGTCATTGTAGAAAGTTGTATTAGCGCATTGGTCTAGAGCTCCCTGCTTGTGGTCCTCAGATGGAAACCTCATTCTACTTCCTTGAGAGAATTTATTACATAGGTGGTGGAAGGCATTTTTGGAgagtttttatccatttttaaacagCCCATGCTTGGCCCGAAATGATTTTACTGAAGGGAACTTTTCAGCCTGATTACCTTAACGGTTTATCCCTTTAAAATTGGAGAGAAGAAATCCAACCCCTTCTCCTGAGGCCAATCTGAAACCTTCCCTACTGACTGCAGGCACCGCTGACCAACCCTCCCCTGACCTCCTAGAGCCATGGGCACCACTCATGCCATTTCCGTGGGCAACACAGGTAACACAACACAGTGCAACTAGATTAACTCAACGGCACATGATCCTGCCCCCCTTCCTAGGCAGTAGGTCCAATCCCTGGTGCTGAGCTGGGACACCTAGACCTAGAGGGCACCAGGCCTAAGCCACGGCACGCCACGTCAGCCCCATGACTCTAGAGGTCTGCAGTGTCCTTGTCCTGCCTCCCCAGGAACGCCAGACTCACCAATGTAGAACATGTATGTCTCTTTCACAAACGCCAAGAGGAGGGCTCCTGACCCAAAAGAGACCATACCGATCATGATCATGGTGGTGTCCTGGAAGCAGCGGGAGAAGACCAGGACGCCCAAGAAGCTGGTGATGAAGATGGTGTAGCCCGCAGCCATACCATAGCCCACCTGCACCTGGTTCCAACTGAGAGGCTCCCTTAGCATGAAAAGGGGCATCACGTCCACCGTGCCCACCACGGCCAAGTCATATATGATGGCACCCAGAAAGAGCAGGGCAATGATAGTTCTTGGGGGCTGTGCTTTCCCAGGAGACAGAGGGTGCCCCACCACACTCTGCTTGTCTAACTGATCAGGATCCAGGGCACGATAGGTGCCAACTGTGCCCGACACCGTATCCACAGCGGGGAGCGCCTTGCCGGGACCAGCCATTGACTCAGGGACCTTCAGGACCAAGAGGCTGTAGAAAAGGGCAAAAGTGGCACAGCTCACGCTGCACGCCGTCAGCACCAGGCCCTGCCCAGAGTGCCCGGTCATCTGCTTGAAGAGGTGCCCAGAGGCCATGCTCCCGCAGAACCCCGCCAGGCCCAGGGTCAGGTCGATGAGGATGAGGCGCACGGCGCGGCGGCCCTCGGAGgagcccagggagcccagggccatGACGCCCGACCAGAAGGCCGAGAAGCCGCCGCACAGCCCGTTCAGCGCCGCCGCCCCGTACAGCACCTCCACGGGCCAGTCCAGCAGCACCTTGAGCAGCAGCCCGAGGCgggagagcaggaagcccagcagGGCCACGCAGACGGAGATCTTGCGGTGGTAGCGGTCGCTGAGCCAGCCCAGCCCGTAGGCGGACAGCAGGGGCGTCAGGCCCACCACGAGGTTGTAGACGATGTAGAAATTGGAGATGGCCCTCTGCTGCTGGTCCTCCAGTGCGCCCTGGGGCGACGGGCTGGCGCTGTGGTTGGACGAGGCCCCGGCTCCGAAGGACGCCTTCACCACGAGGAGCAGCCCCGCCTCGTAGAGGGAGGAGGCCACCTGCGTGGAGGCCACCACGGGCTCGATCCACGTCCTCACCCGGAGGCGAGACAGGAGGCCCCTCCCCGGGCAGGCGGCCTCGGGGCCCATGAGGGCTCTCGGAGAGGGGCCCGATCGGTCCCAGAGCGCGAGTGTGAGCCTTGCGCCCGGGTGCGCGCGGGACGGGACCGAGCCGGGGCGCGGGGCGCGTGTGACAGCGGCCAGCCCGGCGCAGCTGACCCCCGGGCCGGCCACTCCTCCCGGCCTTAAAAGgccgcgccccgcccccgcccccagagctgggctgggcgGCTGCCCAGGAAGCCGGGCGCCCGAGAGCGCACCGCCCGTTTCGGCCCCCCGCGTCGCCACCCTGGGTCGACGCGTCACGCGGCTCCGGCTAGCGCGGCCGCCTGACCGCGGCCCGATGGCCCGACAGCCAGGCATGCCCCGACTTCCCGCGGGGCGCCTTCCCCAAGCGTGTTCTGGCCTGGGCCGAGCCCCCGGCATGGAGCGAAATTCTATTATCCGTGGCGGGCAGGTCTGGgcgaggggtggggtgggggagtacAGAACCTAGGGTTCCTCCTGGGAGCTGGGCCGGGgtgtgaggtttttttgttgGGTTTAAAAGCTACAGGGACTTGAGAGCTGCTGTAGGGAGCTGAGTAGCAGAGACTTGGAGGGAAGTGCTAGTATGTCTTTGAGAATGTTGGTTTCAGTTCATTTGGATGAATACCCAGCAATGGGGTCGCTGGATGGTGGGGtagttgtagttttaattttttgaggaacctatgtactgttttccatagaagcCACGCcgttctgcattcccaccaacagggcgcaagggttccaatttctcacACCCCCACCAATACCTGTcatcttgatattttttcttccttttttaaataataggatAGCCATCCTGACAGCTGTGAGTGacatctcatcgtggttttgatttacattttgcTGGTGAtgaatgatgttaagcatctttgcATGCGTGTTGGCCATTGGTAcatcttcttgggagaaatgtctcttcaagtcCTTAGCCCATGTTTCAGTCTGGCTATTAGTTTGTCTGTGTTTTTGTTCTTACAATTAaattgtaggagttccttatgcATTTTGGAGATTAGCCCCTTATCAGGTGTAAGGTGTGTGATATTTTCTcgcattctgtaggttgctttttcctTCCGTGGTTTCCTTTGCCATgtagaagcttttcagtttgatgcagtcccacttgtTTGTCTTCAGGGGCTTGAAGAGTTGTCAGTGCTTCTCTGTTCACTGCCGTATTATTCACAAGAGTCAAGATGTGGAAATAACCTCAATgcccatcaataggtgaatggataaacaaaatgtgatatatatacacatacaattgAATACTGtccagcctttaaaaagaaggaaattctgccattggtgacaacatgggtgaactccgaggacattatgctaagtgaagtaagcaaGTCATAGAAAGACAGGGCACGATTttacttacatgaggtatctaaaacAGTCAAGGTCAAGAATCAAAGCGTggaaatggtggttgccagaggctgaggaATCACTAATCAatggcataaagtttcagttaagcaaaCGAATTAGCTCCAGAGGTCCTCCGTACAATATCGTACAATAATAtgtttatacttaaaaatttgttaaactctcatgttaagtgttctcaccacagcTGTCCAAACAAAACCTCAGGCAGAGCAGCCCTTTCATCAAGCCAAAGGCCCCTGGGAGAAGAGTCCTGCTTTGAGCACCTGCCTCGGCGAGCCTAGAGCTAGTAGGAGCCCCAGGGTGGGCCCCGGCCTGCAGGGTCCAACCTCGAACCCCCGGGGCCAAGGGAGAGACCTGCAGGTCCTACAGCCCTCGGTGTCCCTCCAGATGATAAAACTCTCTGGCAGGGGGCAGATCCCaccagagagaagagagtcaCCAGCTCCTCTGCTTCTGAGTGAAGTCCCCAGGGCCCTTTCTGTTTCTTCGAGATGGTTCTTCCGTCTCGTGGGCTCCCTGTCCCGGATTGGCCTGAGCCCTCTGTGACTCTGGCTGCCTTGCTTCCTCCTTCAAGTACACACTTCTGCAAGGACGACCAGGCTGATTGGCGCAGGGACGGTAATGCGCCAAGAAGAAAGACCCTTCTTCAGGGTCACCCCCAGGGATGGAGAGTCAAaccacaccccccacacacccccttGTCAGTTCAACCCCAACGTAGCCATGGCAGCATGGATGAGCCACACAAGGGAGACTCAACTGTGCAGGGAGCATTTATAAAGCCAAATGGATAATGTATTCATGGGAGGAGGGACTCAGTTCTAAATGACTTTGTGTAGGTCTGTGCCCTTTAAGAGAGCTGTCATCTTCTGTTCTCCTCCCTGTCACTTCTCAGCCCCGTGTCCAACCCAGATAACGCTGCCTTCTGCAAAGAGAAAGACCCACCTCGTCCCTCCCTTTAACATGTGCCCTGTGGAACTGGCCTGGTTGCCCCCTCCAGGCTACcccacttccttcttcctccccctcaccTAGGCCCACCTTGGGAGGGATTAGTTTCACTCAGCCCATGCCCGGCTCTCCCACTCCATTCTTAACCCTGTTTTTTCAGAGCCTGGAACAAAGCTCCAGAGCTCCAACCAGTCCGCTCCTGTGAGGTGCAGAGGCTcgaggggagggggaggtttgGGGGGAAGGTGGTAGTCAGCAGGCAGATGTGGCCATGAGAATGACAGCCCGAAGCATACGGATCATTTTGGCCACTTACCAAGGGGTCTGTCTATCCCTGGGGTTGTAGGCACTAGAGGGGAGACTTGATCCTCCCTGTTGTCTCAGTTCTTCCCGTCTTCTTGTGAAACTAGGGAAATTTGAGGGGCCTCCGAGAGATTCCCACCAGATCTAGGACAGGTCTAGCCCGCCCGGGGACCCTCCAGCCTCGGACCTGAATCCTCTGGCCCAGAAATGAACTAGACCCAGGGCAGTCAGTACCTTTCCCAGTTAGGGCTACTCTGCTTTGGATTATATTTTCCTCCTGTGAGTGCCTGGCCATCCTCTGTGGCCTCGGCTACTGGCAGGGTATGGCCCTGGAGCCAAGTTGAACCCTGACCCTGCCACTTCAGTCTCTAGCTCAAGATTGGCTTTATTCAAGTGCAAAAGCTACACTCGCTCATCTTTTATATCGATAAAGTCACACTATTTGAggagaaaaagacttaaaaaaaaaaaaaaaaggagcagctAACATTTCCTGAGCCCTTACTGTATACCTAGCCCTTTGCGGGAATGAATGAAGGCAGTCCTCCCAAGAAGCCCCTCAGCTAGCCTCTCATCTCATTTTATGGTTGGAGAAATTGgggccagagaggttaagtaatttgcagaagaccacacagctagtaagttgGGGAGCCGGTATTAGGCACTAGTCTTTGCAAGTCTATAGCTATGGGGAAAATACACTCGACAGCGAATCTTATTTGAGGGTACCCGCTCAACCAGCACAGGAACATGGAGAGGAACAGAAACACCTTAGTCGTGATGAAATCATTGTTGATCAACAGAATATCACAGCAATGGCGAGCAACAAAGGAGCAGACGGTAGTTTATATACCCAATGCATATCCCAGGCATTTTACAGTCAAGTAggaaatccttttattttcttaacggTCGGctccaaaattcattttcaaaaggaaCCGTGTTTGTTGGGAGAATACCTGGGATCAGTTAAGAGGTGAAATCCCTAGGCCTGGGTGTCAGCTTCAGAGTAGGCTCCGAGAGGGGGCGGAAACTCCCTGCGTGAGTCAAGGAGAGGAACTTGTCTAATGCTCAGGACAGGGAGGGGCCGGAGAGaaaggggggtgtggggggaggggg
Coding sequences:
- the SLC46A2 gene encoding thymic stromal cotransporter homolog isoform X4 yields the protein MGPEAACPGRGLLSRLRVRTWIEPVVASTQVASSLYEAGLLLVVKASFGAGASSNHSASPSPQGALEDQQQRAISNFYIVYNLVVGLTPLLSAYGLGWLSDRYHRKISVCVALLGFLLSRLGLLLKVLLDWPVEVLYGAAALNGLCGGFSAFWSGVMALGSLGSSEGRRAVRLILIDLTLGLAGFCGSMASGHLFKQMTGHSGQGLVLTACSVSCATFALFYSLLVLKVPESMAGPGKALPAVDTVSGTVGTYRALDPDQLDKQSVVGHPLSPGKAQPPRTIIALLFLGAIIYDLAVVGTVDVMPLFMLREPLSWNQVQVGYGMAAGYTIFITSFLGVLVFSRCFQDTTMIMIGMVSFGSGALLLAFVKETYMFYIARAVMLFALIPVTTIRSAMSKLIKGSSYGKVFVILQLSLALTGVVTSTVYNKIYQLTMEKFIGTCFALSSFLSFLAIIPIGIVAYKQASWLQYRDITET
- the SLC46A2 gene encoding thymic stromal cotransporter homolog isoform X2, with protein sequence MGPEAACPGRGLLSRLRVRTWIEPVVASTQVASSLYEAGLLLVVKASFGAGASSNHSASPSPQGALEDQQQRAISNFYIVYNLVVGLTPLLSAYGLGWLSDRYHRKISVCVALLGFLLSRLGLLLKVLLDWPVEVLYGAAALNGLCGGFSAFWSGVMALGSLGSSEGRRAVRLILIDLTLGLAGFCGSMASGHLFKQMTGHSGQGLVLTACSVSCATFALFYSLLVLKVPESMAGPGKALPAVDTVSGTVGTYRALDPDQLDKQSVVGHPLSPGKAQPPRTIIALLFLGAIIYDLAVVGTVDVMPLFMLREPLSWNQVQVGYGMAAGYTIFITSFLGVLVFSRCFQDTTMIMIGMVSFGSGALLLAFVKETYMFYIVCQSSRNRLPEGLVNGDRRHLCPRDKARSLESLQCQQLHFPRCHLTLPMKTPFMTHHHARCALPPCSSSCHAVCSHPRHNHPIGNVQTHQGLLLWKGVRHPAAVPGSDRGGDLHGVQQDLSAHHGKVHWHVFCSLLLSLLPGHHPNWNRGL
- the SLC46A2 gene encoding thymic stromal cotransporter homolog isoform X1 — encoded protein: MGPEAACPGRGLLSRLRVRTWIEPVVASTQVASSLYEAGLLLVVKASFGAGASSNHSASPSPQGALEDQQQRAISNFYIVYNLVVGLTPLLSAYGLGWLSDRYHRKISVCVALLGFLLSRLGLLLKVLLDWPVEVLYGAAALNGLCGGFSAFWSGVMALGSLGSSEGRRAVRLILIDLTLGLAGFCGSMASGHLFKQMTGHSGQGLVLTACSVSCATFALFYSLLVLKVPESMAGPGKALPAVDTVSGTVGTYRALDPDQLDKQSVVGHPLSPGKAQPPRTIIALLFLGAIIYDLAVVGTVDVMPLFMLREPLSWNQVQVGYGMAAGYTIFITSFLGVLVFSRCFQDTTMIMIGMVSFGSGALLLAFVKETYMFYIVCQSSRNRLPEGLVNGDRRHLCPRDKARSLESLQCQQLHFPRCHLTLPMKTPFMTHHHARCALPPCRVGHNEECACLCDFLPARAVMLFALIPVTTIRSAMSKLIKGSSYGKVFVILQLSLALTGVVTSTVYNKIYQLTMEKFIGTCFALSSFLSFLAIIPIGIVAYKQASWLQYRDITET
- the SLC46A2 gene encoding thymic stromal cotransporter homolog isoform X3 yields the protein MGPEAACPGRGLLSRLRVRTWIEPVVASTQVASSLYEAGLLLVVKASFGAGASSNHSASPSPQGALEDQQQRAISNFYIVYNLVVGLTPLLSAYGLGWLSDRYHRKISVCVALLGFLLSRLGLLLKVLLDWPVEVLYGAAALNGLCGGFSAFWSGVMALGSLGSSEGRRAVRLILIDLTLGLAGFCGSMASGHLFKQMTGHSGQGLVLTACSVSCATFALFYSLLVLKVPESMAGPGKALPAVDTVSGTVGTYRALDPDQLDKQSVVGHPLSPGKAQPPRTIIALLFLGAIIYDLAVVGTVDVMPLFMLREPLSWNQVQVGYGMAAGYTIFITSFLGVLVFSRCFQDTTMIMIGMVSFGSGALLLAFVKETYMFYIVCQSSRNRLPEGLVNGDRRHLCPRDKARSLESLQCQQLHFPRCHLTLPMKTPFMTHHHARCALPPCRVGHNEECACLCDFLPARAVMLFALIPVTTIRSAMSKLIKGSSYESWPINKPRGCNTETSRRHEGAVPQELRGPAMAGPL
- the SLC46A2 gene encoding thymic stromal cotransporter homolog isoform X6, which encodes MGPEAACPGRGLLSRLRVRTWIEPVVASTQVASSLYEAGLLLVVKASFGAGASSNHSASPSPQGALEDQQQRAISNFYIVYNLVVGLTPLLSAYGLGWLSDRYHRKISVCVALLGFLLSRLGLLLKVLLDWPVEVLYGAAALNGLCGGFSAFWSGVMALGSLGSSEGRRAVRLILIDLTLGLAGFCGSMASGHLFKQMTGHSGQGLVLTACSVSCATFALFYSLLVLKVPESMAGPGKALPAVDTVSGTVGTYRALDPDQLDKQSVVGHPLSPGKAQPPRTIIALLFLGAIIYDLAVVGTVDVMPLFMLREPLSWNQVQVGYGMAAGYTIFITSFLGVLVFSRCFQDTTMIMIGMVSFGSGALLLAFVKETYMFYIARAVMLFALIPVTTIRSAMSKLIKGSSYESWPINKPRGCNTETSRRHEGAVPQELRGPAMAGPL
- the SLC46A2 gene encoding thymic stromal cotransporter homolog isoform X7 encodes the protein MGPEAACPGRGLLSRLRVRTWIEPVVASTQVASSLYEAGLLLVVKASFGAGASSNHSASPSPQGALEDQQQRAISNFYIVYNLVVGLTPLLSAYGLGWLSDRYHRKISVCVALLGFLLSRLGLLLKVLLDWPVEVLYGAAALNGLCGGFSAFWSGVMALGSLGSSEGRRAVRLILIDLTLGLAGFCGSMASGHLFKQMTGHSGQGLVLTACSVSCATFALFYSLLVLKVPESMAGPGKALPAVDTVSGTVGTYRALDPDQLDKQSVVGHPLSPGKAQPPRTIIALLFLGAIIYDLAVVGTVDVMPLFMLREPLSWNQVQVGYGMAAGYTIFITSFLGVLVFSRCFQDTTMIMIGMVSFGSGALLLAFVKETYMFYIEWGTMRSARACVISFQLELSCCLLSSPSQPSDRQCPNSSRAPLMNRGL
- the SLC46A2 gene encoding thymic stromal cotransporter homolog isoform X5, with protein sequence MGPEAACPGRGLLSRLRVRTWIEPVVASTQVASSLYEAGLLLVVKASFGAGASSNHSASPSPQGALEDQQQRAISNFYIVYNLVVGLTPLLSAYGLGWLSDRYHRKISVCVALLGFLLSRLGLLLKVLLDWPVEVLYGAAALNGLCGGFSAFWSGVMALGSLGSSEGRRAVRLILIDLTLGLAGFCGSMASGHLFKQMTGHSGQGLVLTACSVSCATFALFYSLLVLKVPESMAGPGKALPAVDTVSGTVGTYRALDPDQLDKQSVVGHPLSPGKAQPPRTIIALLFLGAIIYDLAVVGTVDVMPLFMLREPLSWNQVQVGYGMAAGYTIFITSFLGVLVFSRCFQDTTMIMIGMVSFGSGALLLAFVKETYMFYIVCQSSRNRLPEGLVNGDRRHLCPRDKARSLESLQCQQLHFPRCHLTLPMKTPFMTHHHARCALPPCSSSCHAVCSHPRHNHPIGNVQTHQGLLL